The proteins below come from a single Caulobacter segnis ATCC 21756 genomic window:
- a CDS encoding lipopolysaccharide biosynthesis protein, whose protein sequence is MVVRGDEAQPAEGQLGARATKSVFWIGGAQIFKAFSMLVSSLIIARVLSPGDFGVVAMAAPVTAFIILFQDLGLSQAVIQANSVRMVVLNSLFWINILTSTAIMVILIIASPFVGLFYSDVRVGWIVAASALNVLISGTALQHSALLARELRFRQLAFVDLSSAAANFLVSVSVALTLKTYWAIWGGTLAGVLVQAALLWRFEKWRPAGVAFSGARDFVKFGGGVTGFNLLNFLVRNLDNVLVARFSGATAVGLYDQSYKLMMAPMQTINAPLARVVMPVLSRLQGDQARYRRAFLTATRAMLLILTPGLAVAVALSDRLIPFLLGDRWAAASPIFFWLSLTGLIQPLANATGWLFLSSGRTNAMFHWGVFSAVVTLAGFAVGIQWGAVGVAAALFWTALVRMPLLFAWCVKGTGVRALDLYAVQVEPMACALVTILLSRIVSSWGPMYITLLICVPLSYALGLSAYCVSRGGRHFLKSMISTGRQMVSGRKKISVV, encoded by the coding sequence ATGGTTGTCAGAGGCGATGAGGCTCAGCCTGCTGAGGGACAGTTGGGCGCAAGAGCCACCAAAAGTGTGTTTTGGATTGGCGGGGCTCAAATTTTCAAAGCATTCTCGATGTTGGTGTCGAGTCTTATAATCGCGCGCGTCTTATCTCCCGGAGATTTTGGGGTCGTTGCCATGGCCGCCCCTGTTACTGCATTTATCATACTTTTTCAGGACCTCGGTTTATCGCAAGCTGTTATTCAGGCTAATAGCGTAAGGATGGTCGTCTTAAATAGTCTCTTCTGGATAAATATCCTGACGTCCACCGCTATTATGGTAATCCTAATAATTGCATCTCCCTTTGTGGGTCTTTTCTATTCAGATGTTCGGGTGGGCTGGATTGTTGCTGCGTCCGCGCTAAATGTGCTGATTTCTGGCACGGCGTTGCAGCATTCGGCGCTCCTGGCGAGAGAACTGCGTTTCCGGCAACTGGCCTTTGTGGATCTATCCAGTGCGGCGGCCAACTTTCTAGTTTCGGTATCGGTGGCGCTCACGCTGAAGACCTACTGGGCGATATGGGGCGGCACCTTGGCGGGCGTGTTGGTGCAGGCGGCCCTACTCTGGAGGTTTGAGAAGTGGCGGCCTGCTGGCGTGGCGTTCAGTGGCGCGCGTGATTTCGTGAAATTTGGAGGGGGGGTTACAGGTTTCAACCTGCTCAATTTCTTGGTGCGGAATCTGGATAACGTCCTTGTGGCTCGCTTCTCAGGTGCGACGGCCGTCGGCCTTTATGATCAATCATACAAGCTGATGATGGCGCCGATGCAGACAATCAACGCGCCCTTGGCCCGCGTAGTGATGCCAGTTCTAAGTCGCCTGCAGGGGGATCAAGCCAGATATCGGCGGGCATTTCTAACGGCCACCCGGGCCATGCTCCTAATATTGACGCCAGGCCTAGCGGTGGCGGTCGCCCTAAGTGACCGCCTCATCCCTTTCCTGCTAGGCGATCGGTGGGCAGCCGCTAGCCCCATATTCTTTTGGCTAAGTCTCACGGGTCTTATACAACCTCTGGCCAATGCGACCGGTTGGCTCTTTCTCAGCAGCGGGCGCACGAATGCAATGTTCCATTGGGGTGTATTCTCCGCCGTGGTCACACTTGCTGGCTTCGCCGTGGGAATCCAGTGGGGGGCTGTGGGTGTCGCTGCTGCCCTGTTCTGGACGGCGCTTGTTCGTATGCCTTTGCTATTTGCCTGGTGTGTGAAGGGGACCGGTGTTAGGGCCCTAGATCTCTATGCGGTGCAAGTAGAGCCGATGGCGTGTGCGCTGGTGACGATCCTATTGTCAAGGATCGTTTCGTCTTGGGGGCCAATGTACATCACTCTATTAATATGCGTGCCCCTATCCTATGCATTGGGTCTCTCTGCTTATTGCGTTTCCAGGGGGGGGAGACACTTCCTGAAGTCTATGATATCGACTGGTCGCCAGATGGTGTCTGGGCGAAAGAAGATCTCCGTCGTGTGA
- a CDS encoding DapH/DapD/GlmU-related protein, translated as MLRRLIYLFGFKRAIRGVYVEENVQLDRCEFIGPVRIGYRSYANFSLFRNVSVGRYCSIGRRCTLGAAKHHIVGLTTSPFGAPSGFESDVQTKIGNDVWIGDNVVVVAGVEVGDGAIIGAGSIVTHDVPPYTIVAGVPARPLRPRFDEDVVSELTRIAWWRFGDAPVEMFRDASIIEFISRFQVNGHSPLEEHHGIYRRPIF; from the coding sequence ATGTTGAGGCGTTTGATATATTTGTTTGGATTTAAGCGTGCCATCCGCGGCGTCTATGTTGAGGAAAATGTTCAATTGGATCGATGTGAATTCATCGGTCCGGTTCGGATTGGTTATCGTAGCTACGCGAACTTCAGTTTATTCCGCAACGTGTCGGTCGGTCGATATTGCTCGATTGGCCGTCGGTGCACCTTAGGGGCCGCCAAGCATCACATTGTGGGTCTGACAACCAGTCCATTCGGGGCCCCGTCCGGATTTGAGTCCGACGTCCAGACGAAGATTGGCAATGATGTATGGATTGGCGACAACGTCGTCGTCGTAGCGGGCGTCGAAGTGGGCGACGGAGCCATCATTGGCGCGGGCTCGATCGTGACCCACGACGTGCCGCCTTACACAATTGTTGCTGGTGTACCCGCCCGGCCACTGCGCCCCAGATTTGATGAGGATGTCGTAAGCGAGCTAACCAGGATCGCCTGGTGGAGGTTTGGTGATGCGCCGGTGGAGATGTTCCGCGACGCATCAATCATTGAATTTATCAGCCGCTTTCAGGTGAATGGCCATTCACCTCTCGAGGAGCACCATGGGATCTATCGCCGCCCAATATTTTAG
- the fcl gene encoding GDP-L-fucose synthase, whose translation MSRGRSVAMPNDVIFPLEGKRVWVAGHRGMVGSAIVRRLASEGCEILTAGRDVLDLERQSAVEAWIAKEKPDAIFMAAAKVGGILANDTYPADFLYNNLVIETNIVDAAWRNGVGKVLFLGSSCIYPKFAPQPITEDALLTGPLEPTNEWYAIAKIAGIKLAQAYRKQHGCDFISAMPTNLYGLGDNYDLNSSHVMPALIRKAHEAKLAGADSITIWGTGTPRREFLNADDCADACVFLMKTYSDFEHVNVGSGEDITILELAELVCEVVGFTGQIAKDTSKPDGTPRKLMSADKLRGMGWQPSIALEDGVKSAYQAFLSANPGS comes from the coding sequence ATGTCGCGCGGGAGAAGCGTCGCAATGCCGAATGACGTGATTTTCCCCCTTGAGGGCAAGCGCGTCTGGGTGGCTGGCCATCGCGGGATGGTCGGTTCGGCCATCGTGCGCCGGCTCGCATCCGAAGGCTGCGAGATCCTGACCGCCGGCCGCGATGTCCTCGATCTCGAGCGCCAGAGCGCCGTCGAGGCCTGGATCGCCAAGGAAAAGCCGGACGCCATTTTCATGGCCGCGGCCAAGGTCGGCGGCATTCTGGCCAACGACACCTATCCGGCCGACTTCCTCTACAACAACCTGGTCATCGAGACGAACATCGTCGACGCGGCCTGGCGCAACGGCGTCGGCAAGGTGCTGTTCCTGGGTTCGTCGTGCATCTATCCTAAGTTCGCGCCGCAGCCGATCACGGAAGACGCCCTGCTCACCGGCCCGCTGGAGCCGACCAACGAATGGTACGCGATCGCCAAGATCGCCGGCATCAAGCTGGCCCAGGCCTATCGCAAGCAGCACGGCTGCGACTTTATCAGCGCCATGCCGACGAACCTCTATGGCTTAGGTGACAACTATGACCTGAACAGCAGTCACGTGATGCCCGCGCTTATCCGCAAGGCACATGAAGCGAAGCTGGCAGGCGCCGACAGCATCACGATCTGGGGGACGGGGACACCGCGACGCGAATTCCTGAATGCCGATGACTGCGCCGACGCCTGCGTCTTTCTGATGAAGACCTATTCGGACTTCGAACACGTCAATGTGGGATCTGGCGAAGATATCACAATCTTGGAACTGGCCGAACTGGTTTGCGAAGTTGTGGGCTTCACAGGCCAAATCGCCAAGGACACGTCAAAGCCAGACGGCACCCCTCGCAAGCTGATGAGCGCAGACAAGCTTCGTGGCATGGGATGGCAGCCGTCCATCGCCCTAGAGGACGGCGTGAAAAGCGCCTATCAAGCTTTCCTCTCTGCCAATCCAGGATCTTAG
- the gmd gene encoding GDP-mannose 4,6-dehydratase — protein sequence MTVKSNGKVALITGVTGQDGAYLSELLLSKGYTVHGLKRRSSSFNTGRIEHLYQDPHEADQRFILHYGDMTDSTNLIRIVQQTQPDEIYNLAAQSHVQVSFETPEYTSNADGTGTLRLLEAIRILGLEKKTKFYQASTSELYGLVQEVPQSEKTPFYPRSPYAAAKLYSYWIVVNYREAYGIHASNGILFNHESPLRGETFVTRKITRAVAAIKQGFQDKLYLGNLDAKRDWGHAREYVRGMWLMLQQETADDYVLATGETTLVRDFVTKAFSEVGITINWSGTGVDEKGTCAETGKVLVEVDPRYFRPTEVELLIGDPTKAKTKLGWVHETKWEQLCAEMVAADMINVAREKRRNAE from the coding sequence ATGACGGTTAAAAGCAATGGTAAGGTTGCGCTCATCACGGGCGTGACCGGGCAAGATGGCGCGTACCTGTCGGAGCTGCTGCTCTCGAAGGGCTATACGGTACACGGCCTGAAGCGACGCTCGTCGTCGTTCAACACCGGCCGGATCGAGCACCTCTATCAGGACCCGCATGAAGCCGATCAGCGCTTCATCCTGCATTACGGCGACATGACCGACAGCACGAACCTGATCCGGATCGTGCAGCAGACCCAGCCGGACGAGATCTACAACCTGGCGGCCCAAAGCCACGTCCAGGTCAGCTTCGAGACTCCGGAATACACTAGCAACGCCGACGGCACTGGCACCCTGCGCCTGCTGGAAGCCATCCGCATCCTGGGCCTGGAAAAGAAGACCAAGTTCTACCAGGCCTCGACCTCGGAGCTGTACGGCCTGGTCCAGGAAGTGCCGCAGAGCGAAAAGACCCCGTTCTATCCGCGCAGCCCCTACGCCGCCGCCAAGCTCTACAGCTATTGGATCGTGGTGAACTACCGCGAGGCGTATGGCATCCACGCCAGCAACGGCATCCTGTTCAACCACGAAAGCCCGCTGCGGGGCGAGACCTTCGTCACCCGCAAGATCACCCGCGCCGTCGCGGCCATCAAGCAGGGCTTCCAGGACAAGCTCTATCTCGGCAACCTCGACGCCAAGCGCGACTGGGGTCACGCCCGCGAATACGTCCGCGGCATGTGGCTGATGCTGCAGCAGGAGACGGCCGACGACTACGTCCTGGCCACCGGCGAAACCACCCTGGTCCGCGACTTCGTGACCAAGGCCTTCTCGGAAGTCGGCATCACGATCAACTGGTCGGGTACGGGCGTCGATGAAAAGGGCACGTGCGCCGAGACCGGCAAGGTGCTGGTCGAGGTCGACCCGCGCTACTTCCGCCCGACCGAGGTCGAGCTGCTGATCGGCGATCCGACCAAGGCCAAGACCAAGCTTGGCTGGGTCCACGAAACCAAGTGGGAGCAGCTCTGCGCCGAAATGGTCGCGGCCGACATGATCAATGTCGCGCGGGAGAAGCGTCGCAATGCCGAATGA
- a CDS encoding PaaI family thioesterase encodes MAEDFSAALTAAQAGSLPDLLGLQWLEATHGHVKGRFDVDKRHMAPNGFLHAASVIALADSACGYGCMTSLPEGGTSFTTIELKSNFLGTAREGGVAVEAKLVHGGRNTQVWDAVVTHETTGKTIALFRCTQMILRPKV; translated from the coding sequence ATGGCCGAGGATTTCAGCGCCGCCCTGACCGCCGCCCAGGCGGGCAGCCTGCCGGATCTTTTGGGCCTGCAATGGCTCGAAGCGACGCACGGCCATGTGAAGGGACGCTTCGACGTCGACAAGCGCCATATGGCCCCCAATGGATTCCTTCACGCCGCCAGCGTCATCGCCCTGGCCGACTCGGCCTGCGGCTACGGCTGCATGACATCCCTGCCCGAGGGCGGGACAAGCTTCACGACGATCGAGCTCAAGTCGAACTTCCTGGGCACGGCCCGCGAAGGCGGCGTGGCGGTCGAGGCCAAGCTCGTCCACGGCGGCCGCAACACTCAGGTCTGGGATGCGGTCGTGACCCACGAAACCACGGGCAAGACCATCGCCCTTTTCCGCTGCACCCAGATGATTTTGCGGCCGAAAGTGTAA
- a CDS encoding MBL fold metallo-hydrolase — protein sequence MQPEIIAYHHPATGTVTYLIIDPATFLCAIVDPVLDFDPETEAVETGFVDKIIADIRARDLGPTWVLETGVHTGHLSAAGHVKYETGASICIGARVVESLKRLVPALGEDGVDLEGWDFDKLAKHGESLPMGGLKITALALESRLPGAVAYRVANAIFTGDVLLSPAEGSGRCDVPGADAGKTFDDVRKILSLPPQTRVMPGVCAAPPCEATIAEHKASNIQLNDTVDRLNFIAMRTTADALLPESTVAGAALRVAVRAGRLPPDLGAGGRFAPVDLAKL from the coding sequence ATGCAGCCGGAAATCATCGCTTATCACCATCCCGCGACCGGGACGGTGACCTACCTCATCATCGACCCCGCGACATTCCTCTGCGCCATCGTCGATCCCGTCCTGGATTTCGATCCCGAAACCGAAGCCGTCGAGACGGGCTTCGTCGACAAGATCATCGCCGACATCCGGGCGCGTGACCTCGGCCCGACCTGGGTTCTCGAAACGGGCGTGCATACCGGCCACCTGTCGGCGGCCGGCCATGTGAAGTACGAAACCGGCGCCTCGATCTGCATCGGCGCGCGCGTGGTCGAAAGCCTGAAGCGGCTGGTCCCGGCGCTTGGCGAAGACGGCGTCGATCTCGAGGGCTGGGATTTCGACAAGCTGGCCAAACACGGCGAGTCGCTGCCGATGGGCGGCCTGAAGATCACGGCCCTGGCGCTCGAAAGCCGCCTGCCAGGCGCGGTGGCCTACCGCGTCGCCAACGCCATCTTCACCGGCGACGTGCTGCTTTCCCCGGCCGAGGGCTCGGGCCGTTGCGACGTGCCAGGCGCCGACGCCGGCAAGACCTTCGACGACGTTCGCAAGATCCTCAGCCTGCCGCCCCAGACCCGCGTGATGCCGGGCGTCTGCGCGGCCCCGCCCTGCGAGGCGACGATCGCCGAGCACAAGGCCTCCAACATTCAGCTGAACGACACGGTCGACCGGCTGAACTTCATCGCGATGCGCACGACCGCCGACGCCCTGTTGCCGGAATCGACCGTCGCGGGCGCGGCCTTGCGGGTCGCGGTCCGGGCCGGACGCCTGCCGCCAGATCTCGGCGCGGGCGGACGCTTCGCCCCGGTCGACCTCGCCAAGCTCTAG